AGCCAACGGAATTAATGACCTTGTTGATGGCGAAACAGCATCTAATGTTAAACTGGCCGCTGATCAATATCTCGGCAGTTCTAATGCCGGGCTAGGTGGCAAAGTTATTGTGCGTGTGACTTACAACGACCATAAAATTCAAGCAGTCGATGTTATTCAACACCATGAAAGTGAAGATGTTGGTTTAACCGCTATCGATCAAATTCCACAAGAAATTGTGGCAGCCAACTCCACTAGCGTTGACGCCGTTTCAGGTGCCTCTGCATCTAGCCGAGCTATTAAAGAAGCGGTCCAAAATGCGCTGAAACAAGTCAAAGATTCAGTCACGAATTAAGCACAATTCAAAGCGAATATGTATTTGAGAACATCACGTAACTCACGAGTTGCGTGATGTTTTAGTGTCCCGTGGCGAAAGTTTCACGTGAAACATTTTAGGACTTACGGTATTTGATTTCCAAATATAAGTTATGCAAGGTGCCTATCAAAACAGACACCATCTATTGCCAAAATCAACAACATCCGTTATACTGTTTATCGCTGTGGCTATAATCGGCCACAAATAAGGAGATGATTAATGATGATGGCATCATTATCTGTACGCAAAAGTGCTGCTCGTTAGCGACACTTTTCGACAGAACCTTTCAGAGAAGTGTCTGGTTTGAATCTGAAAGGAATTATATTATGCAACCGACAATTACCACCTATCAATACAGTTATATTACTCAGCAAGTCAATCAGTTAATTAGCGCCGAGCTCGCCGTAAACGATCTTCAAATTAGAGCCGTCGTACGGGCACAAGCTATCGAGCGGATTACACCACTGCTTCCTAGTGACGATCCAATCACCGCTAATTTCTTGTCCCATTTGCAAACGGACCGGCTAACCCGTGCCAAGGCCCCTCAACTACTAGAAACGCTAATTCCGCTAATTATTCCGTTTCCATCCTTGACGACAAAGCAACTAAGCAAGTTGTTTCGCAAGGTCAAAAAGTTGAAGCAGCCTGTATGGTCACAATTAGCATTACACGAATTGACTTACCTAGGTTGGAATGATGGTGGTAACCAGAAAAAGTATTTAGTAATCCCGGATCATGATCGTCTCATTGGTAT
This Lactiplantibacillus plantarum DNA region includes the following protein-coding sequences:
- a CDS encoding FusB/FusC family EF-G-binding protein; this translates as MQPTITTYQYSYITQQVNQLISAELAVNDLQIRAVVRAQAIERITPLLPSDDPITANFLSHLQTDRLTRAKAPQLLETLIPLIIPFPSLTTKQLSKLFRKVKKLKQPVWSQLALHELTYLGWNDGGNQKKYLVIPDHDRLIGIQGDLAPQTVKGVCAICQTIGNVALFMSTTKSSGLGPYTRNGNYICRDSNQCNRQLTDPQALADFLAVVRPKR